A genome region from Aurantiacibacter sp. MUD61 includes the following:
- a CDS encoding ABC transporter permease, with protein MLGATLLLAMREIRRHLLRSFLTTLGIIIGVAAVITMVTLGQGLTADVQEDIAGLGSDQFIVVPRSVERGVGAPPFEEDDIIAVRNQIAGVELTAGSVNRGAIAFHNGQDWETNVQGANRDFFAAQNIEIVEGRGFTDDEEARGESVCIVGPTVADEIFVEDAVIGETMRLNNVTCQVIGTTEERSSSGVGDNNDVVFMPLSAVQRRFSGNNNLDFFVVKYDPSYSADRLQSQLIALLRERRVIQEGEENNFNLFDTAEISDTVSQITGTMTLVVTVIAAISLLVGGIGIMNIMLVSVTERTREIGIRLAIGALAKEVRLQFLTEAVVLCCFGGLIGIGLAFGLSVLLAGLIDLPFLFNPALNIIAFLFSALMGITFGYYPAHRASKLDPIDALRHE; from the coding sequence ATGCTCGGAGCCACTCTGCTGCTCGCCATGCGCGAAATTCGGCGGCACCTGCTGCGCAGTTTCCTGACAACGCTCGGCATCATTATCGGCGTCGCTGCCGTGATCACCATGGTCACGCTGGGCCAGGGCCTGACGGCAGATGTCCAGGAAGACATTGCAGGGCTGGGTTCGGACCAGTTCATCGTCGTGCCGCGCAGCGTCGAACGGGGCGTCGGGGCGCCACCTTTCGAGGAAGACGACATCATTGCCGTCCGCAACCAGATCGCCGGGGTCGAGCTTACGGCGGGCTCCGTCAATCGCGGCGCCATCGCGTTTCACAACGGGCAGGATTGGGAAACCAATGTCCAGGGCGCCAATCGCGATTTCTTCGCCGCGCAGAATATCGAAATCGTCGAAGGCCGCGGTTTTACCGACGACGAAGAAGCGCGTGGGGAAAGCGTCTGCATCGTCGGCCCCACCGTGGCAGACGAAATCTTCGTCGAAGATGCCGTCATTGGCGAAACCATGCGTCTCAACAATGTAACATGCCAGGTAATCGGCACCACCGAAGAACGGTCAAGCTCGGGCGTCGGTGACAATAATGATGTGGTTTTCATGCCGCTCAGCGCCGTGCAGCGTCGCTTCAGCGGTAATAACAATCTCGACTTCTTCGTCGTCAAATACGATCCCAGCTATAGCGCGGACAGGCTGCAGTCTCAGCTGATTGCGCTGCTTCGCGAACGGCGCGTTATCCAGGAGGGTGAAGAAAACAACTTCAACCTCTTCGATACGGCGGAAATCAGCGACACGGTCAGCCAGATTACCGGAACGATGACGCTGGTCGTCACGGTAATCGCTGCGATCAGCCTGCTTGTCGGCGGGATCGGCATCATGAATATCATGCTGGTGTCGGTGACCGAGCGAACCCGCGAAATCGGTATCCGCCTTGCCATTGGCGCGCTCGCCAAGGAAGTCAGGCTGCAATTCCTGACAGAGGCCGTGGTGCTGTGCTGTTTCGGCGGATTGATAGGGATCGGGCTTGCTTTCGGGCTATCCGTCCTGCTGGCGGGGCTTATCGATCTGCCCTTCCTGTTCAATCCCGCTCTCAATATCATCGCATTCCTGTTTTCCGCGCTGATGGGGATCACCTTCGGCTATTACCCCGCCCACCGCGCAAGCAAGCTCGACCCGATCGACGCGCTTCGACACGAATAG